A stretch of DNA from Aciduliprofundum sp. MAR08-339:
CCACGGCGCCCTTTTCACCGCAGTATATCCCTGCACCTGGGATTGGCGAATCACCGACCCTACCTCGAAGTGTAAGACTCGTTCCTCCTGTGGATACGGCCGCTGCAAATTTCCTGTTTATCCTTGCAACCGCGCCTACGGTGTCCCCCAGAAATTCCAGGAGAAATTGGGGGTGGTAATACTCAGGGATCTCTCCGTTTTTCAATTTTTTTAGAACCCTTTCCCTCTTCTCTCTGGCCCTATCCGTTGCTGGGTCATAGTGAACGTATCCCATTCTTCTTGCAAAATTTATTGCACCATCACCTGCAAGTATGAGATGAGGAGATCTCAGCATAACATCTCTAGCCACAAGCACTGGATTTTTCACAAACTCTATGTTTATAACAGCCCCAAAGTTGCCTGGGATCATAACTGCAGCATCCATCTGAATGGATCCATCAATGCGCATGTTTGATCCTGTACCTGCGTTGAAAAGAGGATCATCCTCCATTAGAGTTACAGCCTTCACAACAGCGTCAAGGGCATCCCTCTCCAGAAACGCTATTTTTGCGAAGTCATCAACCTTGCTCTTCAATTCCTTTTTATTTGATGCACCACCGTGGAGTATTATGGCATCCATATGAGGTCATATGCTTCCGACATTATAATTTTTCCATGGACAAATAATTGCGAATGTTTTATTTTTGCAACTATATTTAATCACGATTTTTGGTGTATCTGTTAAGCAATATTGCGATATTCGTTCAATACGGATTGAAAATAAAATCTTCTGGTTTATTTTTTCAACATTTCACAAAAACTCTAAATATGAAGAGAATCATCAGGGGTCATATTCCCTGTATGGAGGCCTCAGGATGAAATACACGATAAAGGAAGACCCCCACAATGACGAAAGGGTCAAGGAAATTATAGAGATAAGCGGTGAAAATATTTTCGCCTGCTATCAATGTGGCCGTTGTTCTTCTGGATGTCCCATGGCGGAGTTCATGGATGTGCTGCCCAACCAGGTGTTTATGTTTTTGCAGGAGGGAGATGTGGATACCCTGTTGAATGCCAAGAGTCCCTGGATATGCGCCGCGTGCTTCACCTGCACCGTGCGTTGTCCTGTGGGGCTTGATCTTGCGGCTGTGATGGAAGCGATACGCGAGTTACAACTCAGGAAAAATTACGATTACGTGGATCCCTACAAGGTGGAAGAGCGCGATGAACTTCCGCCAATCGCACTGGTGAGCAACTTCAGAAAATTCACGCCTTGAGGTGAAAAAATGGAATTGAAGAAAATTATGTTTTATCCGGGATGCACACTGAAGGGAGTGGCAAAGAATCTTGAAGATAGCACGGTGGAAAGCGCCCGCGTTCTCGGCTACGATTTCATAGAACTTCCAGGTTGGACCTGCTGCGGAGCCGTATATGGATTGGCTCAGGACAGCGTGAAATTCACCATTGCAAATGTTCGCAATCTG
This window harbors:
- a CDS encoding isoaspartyl peptidase/L-asparaginase, whose product is MDAIILHGGASNKKELKSKVDDFAKIAFLERDALDAVVKAVTLMEDDPLFNAGTGSNMRIDGSIQMDAAVMIPGNFGAVINIEFVKNPVLVARDVMLRSPHLILAGDGAINFARRMGYVHYDPATDRAREKRERVLKKLKNGEIPEYYHPQFLLEFLGDTVGAVARINRKFAAAVSTGGTSLTLRGRVGDSPIPGAGIYCGEKGAVVATGIGEEIIKRMLSISIYNSIGTRPLNETCRDEIDKFGDIPVGVIAVSKDEECAISNLTMPYSIRKS
- a CDS encoding 4Fe-4S dicluster domain-containing protein translates to MKYTIKEDPHNDERVKEIIEISGENIFACYQCGRCSSGCPMAEFMDVLPNQVFMFLQEGDVDTLLNAKSPWICAACFTCTVRCPVGLDLAAVMEAIRELQLRKNYDYVDPYKVEERDELPPIALVSNFRKFTP